The Phycisphaeraceae bacterium genome has a segment encoding these proteins:
- a CDS encoding HEAT repeat domain-containing protein, with the protein MPSSSRISPRSMILLAGLALTLVAPTGCTTTKPRAKDQSATEPQAIAQRDPVALSQLREQALDELVTAASSEYAQERANALEGLLYAPSRLQPIAAMALMDSNEGVRSIAAMVVGRARLAELTPALRTLLHDQSPFVVASAIYALDRNGAAVDPTPLGRFLFDSASMKVRAHAAYVLGELGHASALPMLADAARATSSSGSSVEHRLLELQIAEAMIKLGDRTKLDSIRSALLPASADELEATALAAQIIGTVGDRESAKVLIWLSAQQDQRGNAMPPEVLLSITGALAELKVRGGSQMPDRFLTHANPAVRAQAAFVYGQIAQRENLSRLETLLDDESGLVRVAAATATLRVLASSQNR; encoded by the coding sequence ATGCCCAGTTCATCACGCATCTCACCCCGCTCAATGATCCTTCTGGCCGGCCTTGCACTCACGCTAGTGGCCCCAACCGGATGCACCACCACCAAACCCCGCGCCAAGGACCAATCCGCAACTGAGCCCCAAGCCATCGCTCAACGCGATCCCGTTGCCCTCTCCCAACTGCGCGAGCAGGCCCTCGACGAACTCGTCACCGCCGCCTCCAGCGAGTATGCACAGGAGCGGGCCAACGCGCTCGAAGGACTCCTCTACGCCCCTTCGCGGCTACAGCCTATTGCAGCCATGGCTCTCATGGACTCCAACGAAGGCGTCCGCTCTATCGCCGCAATGGTCGTAGGACGCGCCAGACTTGCCGAACTCACCCCGGCCCTGCGCACCTTGCTGCACGACCAGTCCCCCTTCGTCGTCGCCTCAGCCATCTACGCGCTCGACCGCAACGGTGCAGCCGTCGATCCCACGCCACTCGGTCGATTCCTCTTTGATAGCGCATCGATGAAGGTCCGCGCTCACGCTGCATACGTCCTGGGCGAACTCGGGCACGCCTCGGCCCTGCCCATGCTCGCCGACGCTGCACGAGCAACAAGTTCGTCCGGTTCAAGCGTCGAACACCGCCTCCTCGAACTTCAGATCGCCGAAGCCATGATCAAACTCGGCGACCGCACCAAACTCGACTCCATTCGCTCGGCCCTCCTCCCTGCCAGTGCCGACGAACTCGAAGCAACCGCCCTCGCCGCCCAAATCATCGGCACAGTCGGAGACCGCGAATCTGCCAAAGTGCTCATCTGGCTCTCGGCCCAGCAGGACCAGCGAGGCAACGCCATGCCGCCCGAGGTCCTGCTCTCCATCACCGGAGCGCTCGCAGAACTCAAGGTCCGTGGCGGCTCGCAGATGCCCGACCGCTTCCTCACCCACGCCAACCCCGCTGTGCGAGCCCAGGCCGCCTTCGTCTATGGCCAGATCGCCCAGCGCGAAAATCTCTCCCGCCTCGAAACACTCCTCGACGATGAATCAGGCCTCGTCCGCGTCGCCGCAGCAACCGCAACGCTTCGCGTCCTCGCCTCATCCCAGAATCGCTGA
- a CDS encoding helix-turn-helix domain-containing protein → MPNDTSNHDAVSNPMLLSAVQVAGLLGVSRAHIWRLHSAGQLPAPLRLGRAVRWRRSELEDWLAAGAPNRDRWRTSEQGTR, encoded by the coding sequence ATGCCGAACGACACCTCGAACCACGACGCAGTCTCCAATCCGATGCTCCTCTCGGCCGTTCAAGTCGCCGGGCTTCTCGGTGTAAGCCGAGCGCACATCTGGCGACTCCACTCAGCGGGTCAGTTGCCAGCCCCGCTTCGATTGGGCAGAGCTGTGCGGTGGCGACGTTCAGAGCTTGAAGACTGGCTCGCCGCGGGCGCTCCAAACCGCGATCGATGGCGGACCTCGGAACAGGGCACACGTTGA
- a CDS encoding helix-turn-helix transcriptional regulator — protein MAKSNSTSVPEPIGDRLRAQRVESLKRSLRQVAVDLDITPAHLTDIEKGRRTPSDELLMRIARVYRMEEPILRAAWSKPEAVVREVASSSATTAEKVPQFLRTARNLTSAQWDQLIEQARSMTKSPKEP, from the coding sequence GTGGCCAAGAGCAATTCCACATCGGTTCCTGAGCCCATCGGAGACCGTCTGCGTGCGCAGCGTGTCGAATCGCTCAAGCGAAGCCTCCGACAGGTGGCCGTTGACCTTGACATCACACCAGCACACTTGACGGACATCGAGAAGGGCCGCAGGACGCCGTCCGACGAGTTGCTGATGCGAATAGCCCGCGTGTATCGGATGGAGGAGCCCATTCTCCGAGCCGCTTGGAGCAAGCCGGAGGCAGTCGTCCGCGAAGTGGCTTCCTCATCGGCCACGACCGCCGAAAAGGTGCCCCAGTTCCTTCGCACCGCCCGCAACCTCACGTCTGCTCAATGGGACCAGCTCATCGAGCAGGCGCGTTCCATGACCAAGAGCCCGAAGGAACCATGA
- a CDS encoding N-6 DNA methylase: MQTLFSENEPMAKKTTKKKTAKKTMAKKPGRSKKATPPMTTAQQLGSLIKSARDIMRKDKGLNGDLDRLPMLTWIMFLKFLDDMEQVDEEASKLEGKKYKPVIESPSRWRDWAAKADGITGDELIAFVNQEEAVRPDGSKGPGLLAYLRSLQSSNGKNRRDVVAQVFSGVVNRMISGYLLRDVINKVDGIHFSSSEELHTLGALYESMLREMRDAAGDSGEFYTPRPVVQFMVAVTNPQLGETVLDPACGTGGFLAEAYEHIAKQVETTKDRRVLQEQSLYGQEAKPLPYMLGQMSLLLHGLEYPSIAYGNTLARKVTEIGDRDRFDVILTNPPFGGEEETGIKNNFPADKQTSETALLFLQLIMRLLKRPEKNNGVPGRAAVVVPNGTLFGDGVCARIKEQLLKEFNLHTIVRLRKGVFSPYTDIQTNLLFFDRDGPTKEIWYYELPLPDGRKNYTKTKPMQFDEFADCMKWFGKKRRDENDYAWKITASELLKYDDNGDLISVNLDMKNPNSVEALEHLSPSDLAADIIEKERQILGLMEEIRTELAEARP; encoded by the coding sequence ATGCAGACCCTGTTCAGCGAAAACGAGCCAATGGCCAAGAAGACCACCAAGAAGAAGACAGCGAAGAAGACCATGGCGAAGAAACCTGGCCGCTCGAAGAAGGCCACTCCGCCGATGACCACCGCCCAGCAGCTCGGCTCGCTGATCAAGTCGGCCCGCGACATCATGCGCAAGGACAAGGGGCTCAACGGCGACCTCGACCGCCTCCCGATGCTCACCTGGATCATGTTCCTCAAGTTCCTCGACGACATGGAGCAGGTCGACGAGGAAGCGTCGAAGCTGGAGGGCAAGAAGTACAAGCCGGTCATCGAGTCACCGTCCCGCTGGCGTGACTGGGCCGCGAAGGCCGACGGCATCACCGGCGACGAGCTCATCGCATTCGTGAACCAGGAGGAAGCCGTCCGGCCCGATGGTTCCAAGGGCCCAGGTCTTCTCGCCTACCTCCGGTCGCTCCAGTCCTCCAACGGCAAGAACCGCCGCGACGTGGTCGCCCAGGTCTTCTCCGGCGTCGTCAACCGCATGATCAGCGGCTACCTGCTCCGCGATGTCATCAACAAGGTCGACGGCATCCACTTCAGCTCGTCCGAGGAGCTCCACACACTCGGCGCCCTCTACGAGTCGATGCTCCGCGAGATGCGGGACGCCGCCGGCGACTCCGGCGAGTTCTACACGCCCCGCCCGGTCGTCCAGTTCATGGTCGCCGTCACGAACCCGCAGCTCGGCGAGACCGTGCTCGATCCGGCCTGCGGTACCGGCGGCTTCCTCGCCGAGGCGTATGAGCACATCGCCAAGCAGGTCGAGACCACCAAGGACCGCCGGGTGCTCCAGGAGCAGTCGCTCTACGGTCAGGAGGCCAAGCCGCTGCCGTACATGCTCGGCCAGATGAGCCTGCTCCTCCACGGACTGGAATACCCGAGCATCGCCTACGGCAACACGCTCGCCCGCAAGGTCACCGAGATCGGCGACCGCGACCGCTTCGATGTCATCCTCACCAACCCGCCCTTCGGCGGCGAGGAAGAGACCGGGATCAAGAACAACTTCCCGGCCGACAAGCAGACCTCCGAGACGGCCCTGCTGTTCCTCCAGCTCATCATGCGTCTGCTCAAGCGGCCTGAGAAGAACAACGGCGTGCCTGGCCGAGCCGCGGTGGTCGTACCCAACGGCACGCTCTTCGGCGACGGCGTCTGCGCCCGCATCAAGGAGCAACTGCTCAAGGAGTTCAACCTCCACACGATCGTCCGTCTCCGAAAGGGTGTGTTTTCACCCTACACGGACATCCAGACCAACTTGCTCTTCTTTGACCGCGACGGACCCACCAAAGAGATCTGGTACTACGAGCTCCCACTGCCCGACGGGAGGAAGAACTACACCAAGACCAAGCCGATGCAGTTCGACGAGTTCGCCGACTGCATGAAGTGGTTCGGAAAGAAGCGACGAGACGAGAACGACTACGCGTGGAAGATCACCGCCAGCGAGCTGTTGAAGTATGACGACAACGGCGACCTGATATCCGTGAACCTCGACATGAAGAACCCGAACAGCGTTGAGGCATTGGAGCATCTGTCGCCAAGCGACCTCGCCGCAGACATCATCGAAAAGGAGAGGCAGATCCTCGGGCTCATGGAGGAGATTCGCACCGAGCTTGCCGAGGCTCGACCATGA
- a CDS encoding DEAD/DEAH box helicase family protein yields the protein MPKLTDAGWESEPHSIAEQRTFTDGRIIVAGGKVRRGKQKRADYLLRYTRDFPIAVVEAKPEYKTPSAGLGQAKDYAQTLGLKFAYSTNGHGIVEFDFTTGVERDIGTFPAPHELWNRLRTVDGIADDQADRLLQAYHLIPDKQPRYYQDVAIHRVVQSIVQGKRRVLVTMATGTGKTVVAFQICWKLWASRWNRTGEHRRPKILYLADRNILVDDPKDKTFVPFGDARHKIENGEIVKSREMYFAIYQAIAEDERRPGLYREFDRDFFDLVIIDECHRGSARADSTWREILEYFEPAVQFGMTATPLRDDNRDTYEYFGNPIYTYSLKQGIEDGFLAPYRVHRIVTTVDAAGWRPTKGELDKYGREIPDEEYQTKDFEKVVALKKRTEAIAAHITQFLKKTDRFAKTIVFCVDQEHADEMRKAINNLNADLVQKYPDYVCRVTADEGGIGKGHLSNFQELETVTPVVLTTSQLLTTGVDAPMVKNVALVRVVGSISEFKQIIGRGTRVREDYGKLFFSILDYTGTATRHFADPDFDGDPELITETTIDDDGNVIDEEVIEDGPPSDEPPVDEDDDGEVIIDGDGPVIVDPPPPERRKYYIEGGHVEVAHQVVYEMDSSGNQLRVIEFTDYTAEAVRSLFRDADELRDQWATPSQREEVAERLAERGIDFDHLAEVTGKKDADAFDLLCHLAFDTPLRTRCERAERLRTNKQDLFDEYGPDARAILEDLLDKYAEHGLGQFKLPDALRVPPISTRGNVKEIIAIFGGADQLRSAVESLQRELYAA from the coding sequence GTGCCGAAGCTCACCGATGCGGGCTGGGAGAGCGAACCGCACTCGATCGCCGAGCAGCGCACGTTCACGGACGGTCGGATCATTGTCGCCGGGGGGAAGGTGCGTCGCGGCAAGCAGAAGCGAGCCGACTACCTCCTGCGATACACAAGGGACTTTCCGATCGCTGTTGTGGAAGCGAAGCCGGAGTACAAGACCCCATCCGCTGGACTCGGGCAGGCGAAGGACTACGCCCAGACACTCGGACTCAAGTTCGCGTACTCAACCAATGGTCATGGGATCGTCGAGTTCGACTTCACAACGGGCGTGGAGCGAGACATCGGCACCTTTCCCGCCCCGCACGAGTTGTGGAACCGCCTCCGCACCGTCGATGGCATTGCGGATGACCAAGCCGACCGGCTTCTTCAGGCGTACCACCTGATCCCCGACAAGCAGCCACGCTACTACCAGGACGTGGCGATTCACCGCGTGGTTCAGTCGATCGTGCAGGGTAAGCGCCGCGTGCTCGTCACCATGGCGACGGGAACTGGCAAGACCGTCGTCGCGTTCCAGATCTGCTGGAAGCTCTGGGCCAGCCGCTGGAACCGCACGGGTGAGCACCGACGCCCCAAGATCCTCTATCTCGCGGACCGCAACATCTTGGTGGACGACCCGAAGGACAAGACCTTCGTCCCGTTCGGCGATGCGCGCCACAAGATCGAGAACGGCGAGATTGTCAAGAGCCGGGAGATGTACTTCGCCATCTATCAGGCGATCGCCGAAGATGAGCGCAGGCCGGGTCTCTACCGAGAGTTCGATCGAGACTTCTTCGACCTCGTGATCATCGATGAATGCCATCGCGGCTCGGCCCGAGCCGACAGCACCTGGAGGGAGATTCTCGAGTACTTCGAGCCTGCGGTGCAGTTTGGCATGACGGCCACCCCTCTGCGCGACGACAACCGCGACACCTACGAGTACTTCGGCAATCCCATCTACACCTACTCCCTGAAGCAGGGCATCGAGGACGGCTTCCTTGCTCCCTACCGCGTGCATCGCATCGTCACGACGGTGGATGCGGCCGGTTGGCGCCCGACCAAAGGAGAGCTTGACAAGTACGGCCGCGAGATTCCGGACGAGGAATACCAGACCAAGGACTTCGAGAAGGTCGTCGCGCTCAAGAAGCGCACCGAGGCGATCGCAGCACATATCACCCAGTTCTTGAAGAAGACCGACCGATTCGCGAAGACCATCGTGTTCTGCGTCGACCAGGAACACGCGGACGAGATGCGCAAGGCGATCAACAACCTGAATGCAGACCTCGTCCAGAAGTATCCGGACTACGTGTGCCGCGTCACGGCCGACGAGGGCGGCATCGGCAAGGGCCATCTCAGCAACTTCCAAGAGCTTGAAACTGTCACGCCCGTGGTGCTGACGACCTCGCAGCTTCTCACGACCGGCGTAGATGCCCCGATGGTCAAGAACGTCGCGCTCGTTCGGGTCGTCGGTTCGATCAGCGAGTTCAAACAGATCATCGGCCGCGGCACACGCGTCCGCGAGGACTACGGCAAGCTGTTCTTCAGCATCCTCGATTACACGGGTACAGCCACCCGCCACTTCGCCGATCCTGACTTCGACGGCGACCCCGAATTGATCACGGAGACCACCATCGACGACGACGGCAATGTCATCGACGAAGAGGTCATCGAAGACGGTCCGCCCAGCGACGAACCGCCGGTTGACGAGGACGACGATGGGGAGGTGATCATCGACGGTGATGGCCCCGTCATCGTTGACCCACCGCCACCGGAACGCCGCAAGTACTACATCGAGGGCGGGCACGTGGAGGTCGCCCACCAGGTCGTCTACGAGATGGACTCCAGCGGCAACCAGCTCCGGGTCATCGAGTTCACCGACTATACGGCCGAGGCCGTCCGGTCCCTGTTCCGCGATGCCGACGAACTCCGAGACCAGTGGGCGACCCCGAGTCAGCGCGAGGAAGTTGCGGAGCGACTCGCTGAGCGAGGCATCGACTTCGACCACCTTGCCGAGGTGACCGGCAAGAAGGACGCGGACGCCTTCGACCTCCTCTGCCATCTTGCGTTCGACACCCCGCTCCGTACTCGCTGTGAACGAGCCGAGCGTCTTCGGACGAACAAGCAGGACCTCTTCGACGAGTATGGCCCCGATGCGCGAGCAATCCTGGAGGACCTGCTCGACAAGTACGCCGAGCACGGCCTCGGGCAGTTCAAGCTCCCGGATGCCCTCCGGGTTCCCCCCATCAGCACACGAGGGAACGTCAAGGAGATCATCGCGATCTTCGGCGGGGCCGACCAGCTCCGTTCCGCGGTCGAATCCCTCCAACGCGAGCTCTACGCCGCGTGA
- a CDS encoding ImmA/IrrE family metallo-endopeptidase: MRNDPAPFLHPRPAAAKAERVATDTLEVCLNRLGEFEIPLPIPVEQWIEHPLGFEFGVEDLSRFGDGVLGGSLVYERRIVVDTRVASHEGRFRFTVAHELGHMLMHPSLGRVFLESESPQDPRLQHIERQADRFAAAFLMPLPLVMRELFHICDRNRLERRACIVELLCDSPASEWLWRTRFLPAITRRFGVSLSAAVLRFQDVRLRGDRQPFMPHAIARRALKARWQRSPVPEFRIVEGKPVAADGRCESTLF, translated from the coding sequence ATGCGGAACGATCCGGCCCCATTTTTGCACCCTCGGCCCGCGGCTGCCAAAGCCGAACGCGTCGCCACCGACACACTCGAAGTCTGTTTGAACAGACTCGGTGAGTTCGAGATACCGCTGCCAATCCCGGTCGAGCAGTGGATCGAGCACCCACTCGGCTTTGAGTTTGGAGTCGAGGACTTGAGCCGGTTCGGTGACGGGGTGCTGGGCGGATCCCTTGTTTACGAGCGCCGGATCGTTGTGGATACCCGCGTCGCATCGCATGAGGGTCGATTCCGATTCACCGTCGCACACGAACTCGGCCACATGCTGATGCATCCCTCACTCGGGCGAGTTTTCTTGGAGTCCGAATCGCCGCAAGATCCTCGTCTTCAACACATAGAGCGCCAGGCAGATCGATTCGCGGCTGCGTTCCTCATGCCACTCCCACTCGTCATGCGCGAACTCTTCCATATCTGTGACCGCAACCGCCTCGAAAGGAGAGCGTGCATCGTGGAGTTGCTCTGCGACAGCCCCGCCAGCGAGTGGCTCTGGCGGACACGCTTCCTCCCGGCCATCACGCGCAGGTTCGGAGTCTCTCTTTCCGCCGCCGTGCTTCGGTTCCAGGATGTGCGGCTCCGGGGGGATCGACAGCCGTTCATGCCACATGCCATCGCTCGACGAGCGCTAAAGGCGCGCTGGCAGCGGTCTCCAGTTCCCGAGTTCCGCATCGTCGAAGGCAAACCCGTTGCAGCCGATGGACGTTGCGAAAGCACCCTGTTCTGA
- a CDS encoding toll/interleukin-1 receptor domain-containing protein, translated as MSHANPEDNAFATWLTLRLTREGYRVWCDVVKLRGGDDFWKNIEAAIRLRTRRFIFVTSRISNQKPGALKELAVAEGVARALGEDRFIVPIKIDDLPYNEHNIQINRLNALDFANGWATGLAELLKALRDDSIPTPETAGASCVASWWNTNRLNHEIVEHKPETLWTNWFPLRKPPSRMWVWRIPEDAKLPQSFRYPTHRVRHFLLSFADGEALLGHPGSPTGMKGKSFPFSLRSYPPPWAGVYQHEVKTAFKKIMWQTWESLALARGLPLYELSSRRRSLWFPGRALNGDMVAFNGVDGRRSRRALAGYKTTKQPTGEIRKRYWHFGLEAIPILYPTPALSMKTHVVFTRDGETPLGDPKGQHRARRSQCKAWWNDKWRDMTLAAVTWLANGEDEIALPVSPTCSIMMSVRPICGRSPVSYQDISVRESPDEATQTAEDFDDFTEEDETESIDSAVPSADSD; from the coding sequence GTGAGTCACGCGAACCCTGAGGACAATGCCTTCGCGACTTGGCTCACCCTCCGCCTCACGCGCGAGGGATACCGGGTCTGGTGCGATGTCGTCAAGCTCCGCGGGGGGGACGATTTCTGGAAGAACATTGAAGCGGCTATTCGCCTACGCACCCGCCGCTTCATTTTCGTTACTTCGCGCATCTCGAACCAGAAGCCGGGGGCCTTGAAGGAGCTCGCGGTGGCTGAAGGTGTTGCGCGTGCCTTGGGGGAGGACCGCTTCATCGTCCCAATTAAGATCGACGATCTACCGTACAACGAGCACAACATCCAGATCAATCGCTTGAATGCTCTTGACTTCGCGAACGGATGGGCGACAGGACTCGCGGAACTGCTAAAGGCGCTCCGAGACGATTCGATTCCCACGCCGGAAACTGCTGGCGCATCATGCGTCGCGTCCTGGTGGAACACAAATCGTCTCAATCACGAAATAGTAGAGCACAAGCCAGAAACGCTCTGGACCAACTGGTTTCCGCTCCGGAAGCCTCCATCGAGAATGTGGGTATGGCGGATCCCCGAAGACGCAAAGCTGCCCCAATCCTTCCGCTACCCGACCCATCGAGTGCGACATTTCCTCCTCTCATTCGCAGACGGCGAAGCACTGCTAGGACATCCCGGTTCTCCTACGGGCATGAAAGGGAAGTCCTTCCCATTCAGTCTGCGTTCGTATCCACCGCCTTGGGCGGGTGTCTACCAGCATGAGGTTAAAACCGCGTTCAAGAAGATTATGTGGCAGACATGGGAATCGCTCGCGCTTGCCCGTGGTCTCCCGCTCTACGAGCTTTCGAGCCGACGGCGCTCGTTGTGGTTCCCGGGTAGAGCTCTCAACGGGGACATGGTCGCTTTTAACGGTGTAGATGGCCGCAGGAGCAGACGCGCGCTGGCGGGCTACAAGACGACGAAGCAGCCAACGGGCGAGATCAGAAAGCGCTATTGGCACTTTGGGCTTGAGGCGATACCGATTCTCTACCCGACGCCTGCTCTCTCGATGAAGACACACGTAGTGTTCACTCGTGACGGTGAAACACCGCTGGGTGATCCGAAGGGGCAGCACCGGGCCCGACGGAGCCAATGCAAAGCGTGGTGGAATGACAAGTGGCGAGACATGACGCTCGCAGCCGTGACGTGGCTTGCGAATGGTGAGGATGAGATTGCGCTCCCGGTCTCTCCGACATGCAGCATAATGATGAGTGTTCGACCGATTTGTGGCCGGTCACCGGTCAGTTATCAGGATATCTCCGTACGAGAGTCGCCAGACGAGGCAACCCAGACTGCAGAGGATTTCGATGACTTCACAGAAGAAGACGAAACGGAATCGATCGACTCTGCCGTCCCTAGCGCCGATTCTGATTGA
- a CDS encoding helix-turn-helix domain-containing protein: MPSAGASKRKADPPDVMTVEQLCAYLQIAKSTLYKLAQEGKVPGQKVGKHWRFRKDAIDRWLEEHPEGKRQ, translated from the coding sequence ATGCCCAGTGCCGGCGCCTCCAAGCGAAAGGCCGACCCACCCGACGTGATGACCGTCGAGCAGCTCTGCGCCTATCTCCAGATCGCCAAGTCCACCCTCTACAAGCTCGCCCAAGAGGGAAAGGTGCCCGGCCAGAAGGTCGGGAAGCACTGGCGGTTCCGAAAGGACGCCATCGACCGCTGGCTCGAAGAGCACCCGGAGGGCAAGCGGCAATGA
- a CDS encoding restriction endonuclease subunit S: MPLRPLGEVLTRSTDWITLDSTKVYTEVTVRLWGKGVIARGEKLGGEIGGNRRLRVHPREFILSRIDARNGAFGLVPAELDGAVVSNDFPCFRVDESALLPEYLGWLSWTRWFSEACKQVSEGTTNRVRLNEEKFLAIRIPLPPVDKQRRLVAKIDRLAAKIDEAHGLREAATRMASALPSRAAKVIDELDADTQPLGTLLREKSRNGLSARPSDQPIGHPILRISAGTSRSDGVVEESDHKYLDVTDHELQEYRLESGDLLACRFNGNLHYVGRFSLYAGTTGRTHLHPDKLIRFRVDISRVSPEYIRAVMNSPYGRERIESFCQTTAGNIGISAKNLNTIPVPVPTKQEQHRIVVYLDALQEKVKRLKILQQKTAAELDALLPSILDKAFKGEL; the protein is encoded by the coding sequence ATGCCTCTCCGCCCGCTCGGTGAAGTGCTCACCCGCTCGACGGATTGGATCACACTCGACTCCACCAAGGTCTACACCGAGGTGACCGTCCGACTCTGGGGAAAGGGTGTCATCGCACGCGGTGAGAAGTTGGGCGGAGAGATCGGAGGCAATCGACGACTTCGGGTCCATCCGCGTGAATTCATCCTGTCCAGAATCGACGCCCGCAATGGGGCCTTCGGGCTCGTGCCTGCCGAGCTTGATGGGGCGGTTGTCAGCAATGACTTCCCGTGTTTCCGAGTGGATGAGTCGGCATTACTTCCAGAGTATCTGGGATGGCTGAGCTGGACGCGTTGGTTTTCGGAGGCCTGCAAGCAGGTCAGCGAAGGCACAACCAACCGCGTCCGCCTGAACGAGGAGAAGTTCCTCGCGATCCGTATTCCGCTACCGCCGGTGGATAAGCAGCGACGGCTCGTGGCGAAGATCGATCGCCTCGCCGCCAAGATCGACGAAGCACATGGATTGCGAGAAGCCGCGACTCGAATGGCTAGTGCGCTCCCCAGTCGAGCAGCAAAAGTCATCGACGAACTCGATGCCGACACTCAGCCGTTAGGCACGCTGCTTCGCGAGAAATCCCGCAACGGACTCTCAGCTCGTCCATCTGATCAGCCGATCGGCCATCCGATTCTTCGAATCAGCGCAGGCACTTCGAGGTCTGATGGCGTCGTAGAGGAAAGTGACCACAAGTACCTCGATGTCACGGATCACGAACTCCAAGAGTACCGCTTGGAGTCGGGGGACCTGCTGGCATGCCGGTTTAACGGCAACCTTCACTATGTGGGCCGCTTCAGCCTGTACGCAGGCACGACAGGCCGAACGCATCTACACCCCGACAAGCTCATTCGATTCCGTGTAGACATATCACGAGTGTCACCTGAATACATCCGGGCAGTGATGAATAGCCCGTATGGTCGGGAGCGGATCGAGTCCTTCTGCCAGACGACCGCTGGCAACATCGGAATCAGCGCCAAGAATCTGAACACCATCCCTGTTCCAGTCCCGACGAAGCAAGAGCAGCATCGGATCGTGGTCTACCTTGACGCCCTTCAAGAAAAGGTCAAACGCCTCAAGATCCTCCAGCAGAAGACCGCCGCCGAACTCGACGCCCTCCTCCCATCCATCCTCGACAAGGCGTTCAAGGGGGAGCTGTGA